The following are from one region of the Cytobacillus firmus genome:
- a CDS encoding DUF4317 domain-containing protein, translating into MNKKDIAQIRKQFKLNNDLLKISDIFNVYIMKESSEIYHYESQPFEMLDQDQQELFMDNFKKLLGGQLDEKLFELKFQRDAENSSQLILHQGLLTNDAEGWTEQMLQIVGKMLGVRQYEKDIVVTFIRGEYLKPMKRRNPEAEESERDAVYSHPFILCSINNTQEPKKELLFDYVEREFKYHFTVDPIINLKSPISGFLFPCFTDHAADVNHVLYSAGKVHEPDHQFIEDVLNGEETITAQDDKIVFEEIIKDVTGDQLSTSTLSSVYEEINRMIVENEEDEPPKLDSKDVEHVLKVSGIEDIDSEKVQSAYQKIIDDDKYEIKASSVLPKYNSKSIKISTKAANISICPQDLRYVRQINFEGKRYLMIEVEEDTVIEGFTMIPEAFGGGHDKE; encoded by the coding sequence GTGAACAAAAAAGACATTGCACAGATTCGGAAACAATTTAAATTAAATAATGACTTACTAAAGATCTCAGATATTTTTAACGTCTATATTATGAAGGAATCAAGCGAGATATATCATTATGAGAGCCAGCCTTTTGAAATGCTGGATCAGGATCAGCAGGAGCTCTTTATGGACAACTTCAAAAAGCTGCTGGGCGGCCAATTGGATGAAAAGCTCTTTGAATTAAAGTTTCAGAGGGATGCGGAAAACAGCAGTCAGCTCATCCTTCATCAAGGATTGCTGACCAATGATGCTGAGGGCTGGACGGAACAAATGCTTCAGATTGTCGGCAAAATGCTGGGAGTCCGGCAATATGAAAAAGATATTGTTGTTACGTTCATTCGCGGAGAGTATCTAAAGCCTATGAAGCGCCGCAATCCAGAGGCCGAGGAAAGTGAACGGGATGCCGTTTATTCTCATCCCTTTATTCTCTGCAGCATCAATAACACGCAGGAACCGAAGAAAGAACTGCTTTTTGACTATGTCGAACGGGAATTTAAATATCATTTTACCGTTGATCCGATTATCAACCTCAAGTCTCCCATTTCAGGGTTTCTATTTCCTTGCTTCACTGATCACGCTGCTGATGTCAATCATGTCCTGTATTCTGCAGGCAAGGTCCATGAGCCCGACCACCAGTTCATTGAGGACGTGTTAAACGGGGAAGAAACCATTACGGCACAGGATGATAAAATCGTTTTTGAAGAAATTATTAAAGACGTAACGGGAGATCAGCTTAGCACATCAACACTTTCCAGCGTATATGAAGAGATAAACCGGATGATCGTGGAAAACGAAGAGGATGAACCACCGAAGCTGGATTCCAAAGACGTAGAACATGTTTTAAAGGTGAGCGGCATCGAAGATATTGATTCTGAAAAGGTCCAATCCGCTTATCAAAAGATCATTGATGATGACAAATATGAAATAAAGGCAAGCAGCGTCCTGCCTAAATATAATTCAAAATCAATCAAAATCAGCACAAAGGCTGCCAACATATCCATATGCCCGCAGGATCTTAGATATGTAAGACAAATTAATTTTGAAGGCAAGCGTTACCTGATGATCGAGGTGGAAGAAGATACCGTGATTGAAGGCTTTACGATGATTCCGGAAGCTTTTGGCGGGGGTCATGATAAAGAATAA
- a CDS encoding VOC family protein, with amino-acid sequence MIKGIGGIFWRTKNLDEVKKWYSEVLKIEIDNWNGTVITSQLENETIFSFFSEDDSYFPAEQQVMLNFQVHNLDEMITRLEQIGVPLVKEKEVSEFGKFIWIEDPEGRLVELWEK; translated from the coding sequence ATGATAAAAGGTATCGGCGGGATATTTTGGAGAACAAAGAACCTGGATGAGGTGAAAAAATGGTACAGTGAAGTGTTAAAGATAGAAATAGATAATTGGAATGGGACTGTGATTACTTCCCAATTAGAAAATGAGACGATCTTTTCTTTCTTTTCTGAGGATGACAGTTATTTTCCTGCAGAACAACAAGTGATGTTGAATTTTCAGGTGCATAATCTAGACGAGATGATTACCCGTCTTGAACAAATTGGTGTACCTCTTGTTAAGGAAAAAGAAGTTAGTGAGTTTGGAAAATTTATTTGGATTGAAGATCCTGAAGGCCGGCTGGTCGAGCTTTGGGAGAAATAG
- a CDS encoding FAD-dependent oxidoreductase: protein MSFFKDALAMFKKRDLLFLESYKESEDVYTFLFEKENDLSWIAGQHGLFTITHKKIKNKTRPFTVASSPTENVVRITMRISGNPSEFKKAMLELKQGMTINLTGPIGSFNLKDDSPTLLLAGGIGITPFRSILKQIESEGNGIDNPIHLLYLDSNKSFLFKDELDAIANNTSTSITYLDSRDDLYQEIDKFTALHNGEVKYFFAGPQSMVTSLFDFLKSKHIPKKNIKKDAFYGY from the coding sequence ATGAGTTTTTTTAAAGATGCACTCGCAATGTTTAAGAAGAGAGATTTATTGTTTTTAGAAAGCTATAAAGAATCAGAAGATGTTTATACCTTCCTATTTGAAAAAGAGAACGATTTAAGCTGGATAGCTGGGCAACATGGTTTGTTTACGATAACCCATAAGAAAATAAAAAACAAAACACGTCCATTTACTGTCGCATCGTCCCCGACTGAGAATGTGGTTAGAATAACGATGCGTATTAGCGGAAATCCAAGTGAGTTCAAAAAAGCAATGCTAGAACTGAAACAGGGAATGACTATAAATCTGACAGGACCTATAGGGTCATTTAATCTAAAGGATGACAGTCCTACCCTTCTCCTCGCAGGCGGAATTGGCATTACACCATTTCGATCAATTTTAAAACAAATAGAGTCAGAAGGAAATGGTATCGACAATCCCATACATCTCCTCTATTTGGATAGTAATAAGTCATTTTTATTCAAAGATGAACTTGATGCGATTGCAAACAACACTTCAACAAGTATCACATATCTGGATTCAAGGGATGATTTATATCAGGAGATAGATAAGTTTACCGCCTTACATAATGGTGAGGTTAAATACTTTTTTGCAGGACCACAATCAATGGTGACGTCCTTATTTGACTTTTTGAAGAGTAAACATATTCCAAAGAAGAATATCAAAAAGGATGCTTTTTATGGGTATTAA
- a CDS encoding SRPBCC family protein: MADISLDFQFKSPINKVWEALTNSDTLAQWVMENNFKPIVGYKCQFRNKEIDLIVDSEVLVVDEPHKLSYTWIGGPINTIVTWTLKEEDGTTYLHLDHTGFDKEDQAFNGAKYGWAYKIEELKKVIMGIEEKGVAE; this comes from the coding sequence ATGGCAGATATATCATTAGATTTTCAATTTAAGAGTCCAATTAATAAAGTATGGGAAGCCTTAACAAATTCAGATACCCTTGCACAATGGGTAATGGAAAATAACTTTAAACCCATTGTCGGATATAAATGTCAGTTTCGTAATAAGGAAATAGATTTAATTGTAGATAGTGAAGTATTAGTAGTGGACGAGCCTCATAAGTTATCTTACACATGGATAGGTGGTCCGATAAATACTATCGTCACGTGGACATTGAAGGAAGAGGATGGAACAACTTATTTACATCTCGACCATACAGGCTTCGACAAAGAAGATCAAGCATTCAACGGTGCGAAATATGGTTGGGCGTATAAGATTGAAGAACTTAAAAAAGTGATAATGGGAATTGAAGAAAAAGGAGTAGCTGAATGA
- a CDS encoding YdeI/OmpD-associated family protein → MTNSVASRKVDGFLRKEKKWKSEFEKLRQIVLDCGLTEDFKWMHPCYTLDGKNIVLIHGFKEYCAFLFHKGALLKDPNHILIQQTENTQSARQTRFTNVQEIINMETILKTYIQNAIEVEKAGLEVELKKTSEYTVPEELQAKFDEIPELKTEFESLTPGRQRAYLFYFSGAKQSKTRNSRIEKYMQKILDGKGLND, encoded by the coding sequence ATGACAAATAGTGTAGCAAGTCGTAAGGTTGATGGTTTTTTAAGAAAAGAGAAGAAATGGAAGAGTGAATTTGAAAAGTTAAGACAAATAGTTTTAGATTGTGGACTAACAGAAGATTTTAAATGGATGCACCCTTGTTACACGTTGGATGGAAAGAATATTGTATTAATTCACGGCTTTAAAGAATATTGTGCCTTTTTGTTTCACAAAGGTGCCTTGTTAAAGGATCCTAATCATATACTTATCCAACAAACTGAGAATACGCAGTCCGCACGCCAAACTCGATTCACCAATGTTCAAGAAATAATAAACATGGAAACCATCCTGAAAACCTATATACAGAATGCTATTGAGGTAGAAAAAGCTGGTTTGGAAGTAGAACTCAAAAAAACTTCTGAATATACCGTTCCTGAAGAATTACAAGCTAAATTCGATGAAATACCTGAATTGAAAACAGAATTTGAATCGTTGACACCTGGACGGCAAAGGGCATATCTTTTTTATTTTTCTGGAGCTAAACAATCTAAAACCCGAAATTCAAGAATTGAAAAATATATGCAGAAAATTTTAGATGGAAAAGGATTGAATGATTAG
- a CDS encoding ArsR/SmtB family transcription factor, giving the protein MNNTDQKHDVFVAIADPTRRKLIRLLAGTEELPLHELTHHFQMGRTAVSKHLSILKDADLVTNRKIGRETKYRLNAAPLQEVKDWLSFYEKFWNERALLLKDILEK; this is encoded by the coding sequence TTGAACAATACTGACCAAAAGCATGATGTTTTTGTAGCTATTGCAGACCCAACAAGACGAAAATTAATACGTTTGTTGGCAGGTACTGAAGAGTTACCTTTACATGAATTAACTCATCATTTTCAAATGGGTCGTACTGCTGTTTCAAAACATTTATCTATCCTAAAAGATGCAGATTTAGTAACCAACCGAAAAATAGGTAGAGAAACAAAGTATCGACTAAATGCAGCTCCCTTACAGGAAGTGAAAGATTGGTTATCCTTTTATGAAAAGTTTTGGAATGAAAGAGCGTTATTACTAAAGGATATATTGGAGAAGTAG
- the groL gene encoding chaperonin GroEL (60 kDa chaperone family; promotes refolding of misfolded polypeptides especially under stressful conditions; forms two stacked rings of heptamers to form a barrel-shaped 14mer; ends can be capped by GroES; misfolded proteins enter the barrel where they are refolded when GroES binds), with translation MAKEIKFSEEARRAMLRGVDSLANAVKVTLGPKGRNVVLEKKFGSPLITNDGVTIAKEIELEDAFENMGAKLVAEVASKTNDVAGDGTTTATVLAQAMIREGLKNVTAGANPMGIRKGIEKAVSTAVEELKAISKPIENKESIAQVAAISAADNEVGQLIAEAMERVGNDGVITIEESKGFTTELDVVEGMQFDRGYASPYMVTDSDKMEAVLENPYILITDKKITSIQEILPVLEQVVQQGKPLLLVAEDVEGEALATLVVNKLRGTFNAVAVKAPGFGDRRKAMLEDIAILTGGEVITEELGRDLKSATIDSLGRASKVVVSKENTTIVEGAGDSAQIGGRVNQIRTQMEETTSEFDREKLQERLAKLAGGVAVVKVGAATETELKERKLRIEDALNSTRAAVEEGIVSGGGVALLNVYNKVASIQAEGDEATGINIVLRAMEEPVRTIAHNAGLEGSVIVDRLKREAVGTGFNAATGEWVNMIEAGIVDPTKVTRSALQNAGSVAAMFLTTEAVVADKPEENAAPAMPDMGGMGGMGGMM, from the coding sequence ATGGCTAAAGAGATTAAATTTAGTGAAGAAGCCCGCCGCGCGATGCTTCGCGGTGTAGATTCCCTTGCAAATGCGGTAAAAGTAACTCTTGGACCTAAAGGACGCAACGTGGTTCTTGAGAAGAAATTCGGTTCTCCATTAATCACGAATGACGGTGTGACAATCGCGAAGGAAATCGAACTTGAAGATGCTTTCGAAAACATGGGTGCGAAGCTTGTTGCTGAAGTAGCAAGCAAAACAAATGATGTTGCCGGTGACGGTACAACAACTGCAACTGTTCTTGCTCAGGCAATGATCCGTGAAGGCCTTAAGAACGTAACGGCAGGAGCTAACCCAATGGGCATCCGCAAAGGAATTGAAAAAGCGGTTTCTACTGCTGTTGAAGAGTTAAAAGCTATTTCAAAACCTATCGAAAACAAAGAGTCTATCGCACAGGTTGCTGCGATTTCTGCTGCTGACAATGAAGTTGGCCAGCTGATCGCTGAAGCAATGGAGCGCGTTGGCAACGACGGTGTTATCACAATCGAAGAATCTAAAGGATTCACAACTGAGCTTGATGTGGTAGAAGGTATGCAGTTCGACCGCGGATATGCTTCTCCATACATGGTGACAGATTCTGATAAGATGGAAGCGGTTCTTGAAAACCCTTATATCTTAATCACTGATAAGAAGATTACAAGCATTCAGGAAATCCTTCCTGTACTTGAGCAGGTTGTACAGCAAGGCAAGCCTTTATTGCTTGTAGCTGAAGATGTTGAAGGTGAAGCACTTGCTACATTAGTAGTGAATAAGCTTCGCGGAACATTCAATGCAGTAGCGGTTAAAGCTCCTGGCTTCGGTGACCGCCGTAAAGCTATGCTTGAAGATATCGCGATCCTGACTGGTGGTGAAGTAATCACTGAAGAGCTGGGACGTGACCTTAAATCTGCTACAATCGATTCTTTAGGACGCGCTTCTAAAGTGGTTGTTTCTAAAGAAAACACGACGATCGTTGAAGGTGCTGGAGACAGCGCGCAAATCGGCGGCCGTGTGAACCAGATCCGCACTCAAATGGAAGAAACAACTTCTGAATTTGACCGCGAAAAATTACAAGAGCGCCTTGCTAAGCTAGCTGGCGGTGTGGCAGTGGTTAAAGTTGGTGCTGCTACTGAAACTGAATTGAAAGAGCGCAAGCTTCGCATCGAAGACGCCCTTAACTCTACACGTGCAGCTGTAGAAGAAGGAATCGTTTCCGGTGGTGGTGTTGCCCTTCTAAACGTATACAACAAAGTGGCTTCTATCCAGGCTGAAGGCGATGAAGCAACAGGTATCAATATCGTACTTCGTGCAATGGAAGAGCCTGTACGCACAATTGCACACAATGCTGGCCTTGAAGGTTCAGTTATTGTTGACCGCTTAAAGCGCGAAGCAGTTGGAACAGGCTTCAACGCTGCTACTGGCGAGTGGGTAAACATGATCGAAGCTGGTATCGTTGACCCAACTAAAGTAACTCGTTCAGCTCTTCAAAACGCTGGATCTGTTGCAGCTATGTTCTTAACTACTGAAGCAGTAGTTGCTGACAAGCCGGAAGAAAATGCTGCTCCTGCAATGCCTGATATGGGCGGCATGGGTGGAATGGGCGGCATGATGTAA
- the groES gene encoding co-chaperone GroES: MLKPLGDRIIIELVETEEKTASGIVLPDTAKEKPQEGKVVAVGTGRVLENGERVALEVADGDRIIFSKYAGTEVKYEGKEYLILRENDILAVIG, from the coding sequence TTGTTAAAGCCACTAGGTGATCGAATCATTATCGAGCTTGTTGAAACTGAAGAAAAAACTGCAAGCGGCATCGTACTGCCGGACACTGCTAAAGAGAAGCCTCAAGAAGGCAAAGTTGTAGCTGTGGGAACTGGCCGCGTTCTTGAAAATGGTGAGCGTGTTGCCCTTGAAGTTGCTGACGGCGACCGTATCATCTTCTCAAAATATGCCGGTACTGAAGTGAAGTACGAAGGCAAAGAATATTTAATTTTACGTGAAAATGACATTCTTGCTGTAATTGGCTAA
- a CDS encoding CPBP family intramembrane glutamic endopeptidase, protein MKKEYWIILIAYIAMQLSSLFGVPLVLLAADALGKNPENMQILAVAYWLVISFTITLIITLLLLRKEMKRGMDRDASSVAGSLGWAIGGIFLALIAQATAASIENLIGIEMGSENTQQIIRIIEASPIVILISSVIGPILEEIVFRKVIFGSLHKRFNFFLSALISSVIFALAHFEPEHVLLYSAMGFTFAFLYVKTKRIIVPIFAHVAMNTFVAVVQLNQDNIQKWLKEMENIQSFISFF, encoded by the coding sequence TTGAAAAAGGAATACTGGATTATTTTAATCGCCTATATTGCCATGCAGCTTTCAAGCTTGTTTGGCGTTCCGCTCGTTTTATTAGCTGCCGATGCCCTCGGAAAGAATCCCGAGAATATGCAGATTCTGGCTGTGGCCTACTGGCTCGTAATCAGTTTCACGATTACGCTGATTATTACGCTTCTACTACTAAGGAAAGAAATGAAACGGGGAATGGACAGGGATGCATCTTCTGTTGCAGGCTCTTTGGGCTGGGCTATTGGAGGCATATTTTTGGCCCTGATTGCTCAAGCTACAGCTGCAAGCATTGAAAACCTGATTGGCATTGAAATGGGATCTGAAAATACACAGCAGATTATCCGGATTATTGAAGCATCGCCAATCGTCATTTTAATCAGTTCGGTCATCGGGCCAATTCTTGAGGAAATCGTCTTTAGAAAGGTTATTTTTGGCTCTCTTCACAAGCGCTTCAACTTCTTCCTGTCAGCCCTGATCAGCTCGGTCATTTTTGCTCTGGCCCATTTTGAGCCTGAACATGTACTGTTATACTCAGCAATGGGATTCACCTTTGCCTTTTTATATGTCAAGACGAAGCGGATCATCGTGCCGATTTTTGCCCATGTAGCGATGAACACCTTTGTTGCGGTTGTTCAGCTGAATCAGGATAATATACAAAAGTGGTTAAAGGAAATGGAAAACATTCAGAGCTTTATCAGCTTTTTCTAG
- a CDS encoding YdiK family protein: MRSTPLFSGFIYILLGCLFTFIAIQNTQREETWGFFTYFLMLIATFDFGTGLRLIGQHFKTKK, from the coding sequence ATGAGAAGCACACCTTTGTTTTCAGGCTTTATTTACATCCTTCTCGGATGCCTTTTTACCTTTATTGCCATTCAGAATACCCAGCGGGAAGAAACCTGGGGATTCTTTACTTATTTTCTGATGCTAATTGCCACATTTGATTTTGGCACCGGTCTCCGCTTGATTGGTCAGCATTTTAAAACGAAAAAATGA
- a CDS encoding redox-sensing transcriptional repressor Rex encodes MANEPIKIPQATAKRLPLYYRFLKNLHSSGKQRVSSAELSEAVKVDSATIRRDFSYFGALGKKGYGYNVNYLLGFFRKTLDQDELTKVALVGVGNLGTAFLNYNFLKNNNTKIEVAFDVDESKVGTEIGDVPVYHMDDLEEVIVKNNIQVAILTVPAPPAQTITDRMVNAKIKGILNFTPARLTVPSSIRIHHIDLAVELQSLVYFLKNYPEEV; translated from the coding sequence ATGGCCAATGAACCAATTAAGATACCGCAGGCAACAGCTAAACGGCTGCCTTTATATTACCGTTTCCTAAAGAACCTTCATTCCTCCGGCAAACAAAGAGTCTCATCAGCAGAATTGAGTGAGGCGGTTAAAGTGGATTCTGCAACGATTCGCCGTGACTTTTCGTACTTTGGTGCGTTAGGGAAAAAAGGCTATGGATATAATGTGAATTACCTGCTGGGCTTCTTTCGGAAGACTCTTGACCAGGACGAGCTTACCAAAGTTGCTTTGGTCGGGGTAGGGAATTTAGGAACGGCCTTTCTTAACTATAATTTTCTTAAAAATAATAATACAAAAATAGAAGTGGCATTTGATGTGGATGAGAGCAAGGTTGGCACGGAAATCGGTGATGTGCCGGTCTATCATATGGATGACCTTGAAGAAGTGATTGTTAAAAATAATATTCAGGTGGCGATTCTAACGGTGCCTGCACCGCCTGCCCAGACGATTACCGATCGGATGGTGAATGCGAAAATAAAAGGAATCCTTAACTTTACACCTGCGAGGCTCACTGTACCGTCCTCGATTCGGATTCACCATATCGATCTGGCAGTGGAGCTGCAGTCATTGGTTTATTTTCTGAAAAATTATCCTGAAGAAGTGTAA
- the moaC gene encoding cyclic pyranopterin monophosphate synthase MoaC — protein sequence MADFTHFNQEGRAKMVDVSDKPETSRTAIAQSSIAVNQEIYEKITSNSMKKGDVLAVAQTAGIMASKKTWDIIPMCHPLPLKGVDISFSWKAEEEEYVLIITASVKTKGNTGVEMEALTAASVCALTVYDMCKAVDKGMVIGPTFLIEKTGGKNGDFKRN from the coding sequence ATGGCGGATTTTACTCATTTTAATCAAGAGGGCAGGGCAAAAATGGTGGATGTCAGCGATAAGCCTGAGACGTCAAGGACGGCCATTGCTCAGTCAAGTATTGCGGTGAATCAGGAGATATACGAGAAGATCACTTCCAACTCCATGAAAAAAGGGGATGTACTCGCTGTTGCACAAACGGCAGGGATTATGGCGAGCAAGAAAACATGGGACATTATTCCGATGTGCCATCCGCTGCCGCTAAAGGGTGTGGACATTTCATTTTCATGGAAAGCAGAAGAGGAAGAGTACGTTCTCATCATTACGGCTTCTGTTAAAACAAAAGGAAATACGGGTGTGGAAATGGAAGCGTTAACAGCTGCTTCTGTCTGTGCGCTGACCGTTTATGATATGTGCAAGGCTGTAGATAAAGGAATGGTAATCGGACCAACCTTTTTAATAGAGAAAACTGGCGGCAAAAACGGAGATTTTAAACGAAATTAA
- a CDS encoding ABC transporter ATP-binding protein, producing MILLQVNQLAKSFGADPILTNIKLEVQTRDRIALVGRNGAGKSTLLKIIAGHMTYDSGEIIKPKEVTIGYLAQNTGLESELSIWDEMLTVFSHLQKQEKQLRSLEEQMADPDILNNSDAYERVLKDYDKLQVDFKENGGYQYEADIRSILHGLNFSSMGYDTKISSLSGGQRTRLALGKLLLTKPDILILDEPTNHLDIETLSWLEQYLQGYSGAILIVSHDRYFLDKVVSQVYEISRHQIRKYPGNYSSYLDQKAANFEKEMKQFEKQQEEIAKLQDFIQRNLARASTTKRAQSRRKQLARMDVMDRPLGDEKSASFGFDIERQSGNEVLNIHSLAIGYKEKVSENISMRLARGDSIALVGPNGIGKSTLLKTIIKKIPSFSGEIQYGSNVTIGYYDQEQAELTSNKRVLNELWDEYPLKPEKEIRTILGNFLFSGDDVLKIVSTLSGGEKARLALAKLMMQKSNFLILDEPTNHLDLDSKEILENALIDYPGTILFVSHDRYFINRITTKVVELSGSGATEYLGDYDYYVEKKQEQEELLALNKQVDTTASQPVKQDKNNYQQDKEAKKLERQRKRRMEEIEEHIENLETVIDANDQLLCDPNVYQDHEKVMEITNETDDAKAKLEELMEEWTLLAEED from the coding sequence ATGATACTATTACAAGTCAATCAGCTGGCAAAAAGTTTTGGCGCTGATCCCATTTTAACGAATATAAAGCTTGAAGTACAAACCAGGGACCGGATTGCCCTTGTAGGACGCAATGGTGCAGGAAAATCCACCCTTTTAAAAATAATTGCCGGACACATGACGTATGATTCTGGTGAGATTATAAAGCCGAAGGAAGTAACCATCGGCTATCTTGCACAAAATACCGGTCTGGAATCGGAGTTATCCATTTGGGATGAAATGCTGACTGTTTTCAGTCATCTGCAGAAGCAGGAAAAACAGCTTCGCAGCCTTGAAGAACAAATGGCAGATCCTGATATCCTAAATAATTCTGATGCCTATGAACGCGTATTGAAAGATTACGACAAACTTCAGGTTGATTTCAAAGAAAATGGCGGCTATCAATATGAAGCAGATATCCGTTCCATTCTCCATGGACTCAATTTCAGCTCAATGGGCTATGATACTAAAATTTCATCATTGAGCGGCGGACAGCGAACAAGGCTCGCCCTTGGTAAACTTCTGCTCACAAAACCTGATATTTTAATCCTGGATGAGCCTACCAACCATCTTGATATTGAAACATTATCGTGGCTCGAACAATACCTGCAGGGATACAGCGGTGCTATTCTAATCGTATCACATGACCGGTACTTTCTTGATAAGGTCGTTTCTCAGGTTTACGAGATTTCCCGCCACCAAATAAGAAAGTATCCAGGAAACTACAGTTCCTATTTGGATCAAAAAGCGGCTAATTTTGAAAAAGAGATGAAGCAATTCGAAAAACAACAGGAAGAAATCGCTAAGCTGCAGGACTTCATTCAGCGAAACCTCGCCCGGGCCTCCACAACCAAAAGGGCACAAAGCCGCAGAAAGCAGCTGGCCAGAATGGACGTGATGGACAGGCCGCTTGGAGACGAGAAATCGGCTTCCTTTGGATTTGACATCGAGCGTCAGTCGGGCAATGAGGTTTTAAATATACATTCTTTAGCTATAGGATACAAAGAGAAAGTCAGTGAGAATATTTCAATGCGGCTGGCAAGAGGCGACAGCATTGCACTAGTAGGCCCAAATGGAATCGGCAAGTCCACATTGCTTAAAACCATCATCAAAAAAATCCCTTCTTTTTCAGGGGAGATTCAGTACGGTTCCAATGTGACAATTGGCTACTATGACCAGGAACAGGCAGAGCTCACAAGCAACAAAAGAGTCCTGAACGAATTATGGGATGAATACCCGCTGAAACCGGAAAAAGAAATCAGGACCATACTTGGGAACTTTCTCTTCTCCGGTGATGATGTTCTAAAAATCGTTTCAACACTGAGCGGTGGTGAAAAGGCCCGGCTCGCACTTGCAAAGCTTATGATGCAGAAATCCAATTTTTTAATACTGGACGAGCCTACAAACCACTTGGACCTGGACAGCAAGGAAATTCTTGAAAATGCATTGATCGATTATCCCGGGACCATTCTCTTCGTCTCTCATGACCGCTACTTTATCAACAGAATTACAACAAAAGTAGTTGAACTTTCTGGAAGCGGGGCAACTGAATATCTTGGCGATTATGATTATTATGTGGAAAAAAAGCAGGAGCAGGAGGAATTGCTTGCACTTAATAAGCAAGTTGACACCACCGCATCGCAGCCTGTTAAGCAGGACAAAAATAATTATCAGCAGGATAAAGAAGCTAAAAAGCTCGAACGCCAGCGAAAAAGAAGAATGGAAGAAATTGAAGAACACATAGAAAACTTAGAAACAGTCATAGATGCTAATGATCAGCTTTTATGTGATCCGAATGTTTATCAGGACCATGAAAAGGTAATGGAAATAACAAATGAAACAGATGATGCAAAAGCAAAGCTGGAAGAATTGATGGAAGAATGGACGCTTTTAGCTGAAGAGGATTGA